A genome region from Anaerobacillus alkaliphilus includes the following:
- a CDS encoding TetR/AcrR family transcriptional regulator has translation MSEKINYIDRRIVKSKNALKEALISLMKTKDFKEITVKDIVEYAQLNRGTFYKHYQYKENILDEIIDDVTTDLIASYREPYKDKDKVELNQLNSNAVKVFDHVHKYANFYTLIVHSNALTGFQNKICHILKELILNDLTDLIPNGNINKELIASYHSYAIFGMIMEWVNGGFTYSPNYMAEQLLAIVKNGRNYETIKANLGK, from the coding sequence ATGTCTGAGAAAATTAATTATATAGACCGGCGGATAGTAAAGTCCAAAAATGCCTTAAAAGAAGCATTGATTTCCCTAATGAAAACCAAAGATTTTAAAGAAATTACGGTTAAGGATATCGTTGAGTATGCTCAATTAAATCGGGGAACTTTTTATAAGCATTATCAATATAAAGAAAATATCCTTGATGAAATTATTGATGACGTTACAACTGACTTAATCGCCTCCTATCGTGAACCATATAAGGACAAAGATAAAGTTGAACTAAATCAACTTAATTCTAATGCGGTCAAAGTTTTTGATCATGTTCATAAATACGCGAATTTTTACACTCTTATCGTCCATTCAAATGCATTGACTGGATTTCAAAATAAAATTTGTCATATTCTAAAAGAACTAATTTTGAATGATCTAACTGACTTAATTCCTAACGGAAACATAAACAAAGAGTTAATTGCTAGTTATCATTCTTATGCCATTTTTGGTATGATCATGGAATGGGTCAACGGTGGCTTTACATACAGCCCCAATTACATGGCGGAACAGCTACTTGCAATTGTAAAAAATGGTAGAAACTACGAAACTATAAAAGCTAATCTAGGCAAATGA
- a CDS encoding SDR family NAD(P)-dependent oxidoreductase encodes MQVSNKVIVVTGGGGGIGRELVHTLLSKGASVAAVDINKEALEETVNLAGNKRDKLSTHIVNLTDRDAVEALPEQVISHHGAVDGIINNAGIIQPFVDIKDLDYDKIKLVMDINFYGTIYMTKSFLPYLLERPVAHITNVSSMGGFLPVPGQSVYGASKAAVKLFTEGLHSELKDTNVKVTVVFPGGVSTNIMKNSGAERTRKSDDKKDQSHKLLTPKEAAEIIIKGMENDEFRVLAGKDSKLMDFICRLNPKKAAELIAKKLKN; translated from the coding sequence ATGCAAGTTTCAAACAAAGTAATAGTAGTAACAGGTGGTGGAGGGGGGATCGGACGTGAATTAGTTCATACCCTACTTTCAAAAGGTGCAAGTGTCGCTGCGGTTGATATTAACAAAGAAGCACTGGAGGAAACAGTAAATTTAGCAGGGAATAAAAGAGACAAGCTCTCGACACACATTGTGAATTTAACAGATAGAGACGCAGTGGAGGCCTTACCAGAGCAAGTGATTTCTCACCATGGGGCGGTTGATGGAATTATTAATAATGCTGGTATCATCCAACCGTTTGTTGACATTAAGGATCTTGATTATGACAAAATTAAATTAGTCATGGATATTAATTTCTATGGCACCATTTACATGACGAAGTCCTTCCTACCGTATCTGTTGGAAAGACCAGTGGCACACATTACAAATGTATCTAGTATGGGAGGATTTTTACCAGTTCCTGGACAATCGGTTTATGGTGCTTCAAAAGCTGCAGTTAAACTATTTACGGAAGGTCTACATTCAGAATTGAAGGATACAAATGTGAAAGTAACTGTCGTTTTTCCTGGCGGAGTTAGTACGAATATCATGAAAAATTCTGGGGCAGAGCGTACAAGAAAGTCGGACGACAAGAAGGACCAGTCTCATAAACTCCTTACGCCAAAAGAAGCTGCAGAAATTATTATCAAAGGCATGGAAAATGATGAATTTAGAGTATTGGCTGGGAAAGACTCGAAATTGATGGACTTCATCTGTCGGTTAAATCCGAAAAAAGCAGCTGAGTTAATTGCTAAAAAGTTAAAAAACTAG
- a CDS encoding GNAT family N-acetyltransferase — MISLRNVQATDLEQLLMIENEGFSIEEAATKEAFVERIQLIPDTFIVAEKEGEILGYINGPIINHSYITDDLFEKIKVNPSRGRFQSVLGLAVSKQARNQGIAKLLIGKLEELVEENKREGITLTCKQDLVSFYEKFEFVNHGLSESQHGGVCWYNMVKLLK, encoded by the coding sequence ATGATTTCTTTAAGAAATGTTCAAGCTACAGATTTAGAACAATTGTTAATGATTGAGAATGAGGGTTTTTCAATAGAAGAAGCTGCCACAAAAGAAGCTTTTGTGGAGAGGATACAGTTAATTCCTGATACATTTATTGTCGCGGAGAAGGAAGGGGAAATCCTTGGTTATATTAATGGTCCAATCATTAATCATTCTTACATAACCGATGACCTTTTTGAAAAGATCAAAGTAAATCCGAGCAGAGGAAGATTTCAGAGTGTTTTAGGATTGGCTGTGTCCAAACAAGCTAGAAATCAAGGGATTGCAAAGCTTCTGATTGGAAAATTAGAAGAGCTCGTAGAAGAAAATAAACGAGAAGGAATTACGCTAACGTGTAAACAGGATTTAGTTTCTTTTTATGAAAAATTTGAATTTGTTAACCATGGCTTGTCCGAGTCACAACATGGAGGAGTCTGTTGGTACAACATGGTTAAGTTATTGAAGTAA